The sequence TGATGAAAATACTCGAGGACGAGCACAATTGCAGGTTGGCCGAATGTTAGGAAGACTTTATATTCGGACGCAGGCGATAAGACCGACGAACCGATGACAGACCCGACTAGCGTGACGCCAGGCCCGGTCGTAAATTAACGGCGGGCACTTGAGGGGATAGTTCAGGAATAACGAGGACTTATCCAAGAAGGAAAAGGCATTGGAGCTTCACCCTCAAGATTGAGCAGACCTCGAGCTTAGCGTGCGAACCGTACCGAAATTGTATTCACGGACATATTTAGTATCttcttcatttttgtcttaCACTAACCACTGAAGAATGGAAGTTCACAGAAGAATTGGTAAACTTACTTGAACCAATAAAACAAGTCACAGATATAATGTGTGGAGAAAATTATCCTACGATATCACTGTATTTTCCAATGTACGTTGGATTGGTTCATGTATTTGAAGAAGACGATATAAAAGACGGAATAGCTAATGATATACGTAAATAACTATGCGACgaattaaaagtaattttattttctttttaacaACCTGAAGAATATATGCAATTAATAAAACAATAATATATcataatataaatcataatatatacatacaatcataatatagaatatttagAGATGCGTTCCGATCccattattaaaaatgaaatcatCATGCAATCGATGTTGTTGAAccctatatacagggtgtttctaaattcgtgggaaaactcggagatgtaAGTAGAAGACAAGGAAATAAACCGAAAAGTTCAtatgcaatattctcggaaacgcttagtttgttagttatacgcggttttatatttcgtaaaataccgatATGCCAGTGGCCCATCCCCTTTAAAGGAATAGGCATCTCTGGGCCTAAGTGAGCCTCTGACGACTCGCAACGCATGTCGAGAGATACTTTATCGAATGGAAAAGCATAgtttctaattgaaaatactattgatatttatctacgattaaggggttgctttggcatttttgaaaagtcgaaaattttgctttctcatAAAGGGATATCTTGAACCTGtttaaataacgtggaaaagatttcatactaaaatattaaaaatgaaattcggtttgaatgccctgtcatttctcaaaatgtttcaaaatgtATTTTTACATGTAAACTTTTAACGCGACTCTGACTAGAGTATTAAAGAAGAACGCTGTGTGTGAATAATAACGACTTACCATATGTTTATAATCGATGTTCGAAATGGCCTCCACCCTCACGCAAACACATCTCTACTCTTTTCCGAAAGTattcctgaattttcagaaatatttcCGGATTCGAAGATATTTCTCCGCATGCATTCAATATTCTGTCTCTTAATACCTCTATCGTTGGTATTTCCTCCTTGTACACTAATGCTTTTAAATGACCCCATATGCAAAAAATCCAAGGGATTTAAGTCCGGTGATCGAGCAAGCCATTTGATTGGTCTTTCGCGGCCGATCCActtgttttcaaatattctgtcCAAATGTTCTCTTACTCGCGCACTGAAATGAGCCGGTGCTCCATCATGCATGAACCACATATTTCTTTTTATGTCTAAACTACTGTCCTCTAGCAGAGAAGGTAAACTGTCCTTTAAAAATTGTTCATAATGCTGCCCTGTTAAGTGACGTGGCAAATTGTACGGGCCTATTAATTTATTGTCCAAGACTCCAAGTCACACGTTAATACGAAATTGTACTTGATGATTATTTGCAATAATCGTGTGGGGATTTTCGTCAGCCCATGTATGCGAGttcttaaaattaattaaacgctCGCGTGTAAAACTGGCTTCGTGGGTAAATAGTATCCTTTGAACGATGCTATTGTCTTGTTTCCACTTCTCTTGAATAATTCTACAAAATGTGACATGACGGGGATAGTCCTCTTCTAATAATCCTTGCACACGCTGCCAATGATAAGGGTGTAATCCCTGCTTTTTTAAAATTCTCCACGCTACCACGTGGGACATGTTCTCCCTTCTTGCTATTTCACGCGTACTCTCAGAAGGATTATTTTCAATTGCCCGCAAAACTGTTTCCTCCGTAGAAACGGTCCTTCTTGTTCTTGTAGTCCCCGCGTCGCTACCTTTTCTGTGAAACTGATCAGTACTGCGTAACCACTCCAcaattctttgaaatgttttgTAGTTTGGTAATTTCCGATTAGGAAATCGCTCTCCATAGAGGCACCTCGCCTCGCACCCATTCCCATCGGCGTTATTATTCACACGTAGCGTTCTTCTTTAATACCCTAGTCGGAGTCGCATTAAAAGTTTACATGTAAAAATacattttgaaacattttgagaaatgacagggcattcaaaccgaatttcatttttaatattttagtataaaATCTTTTCAACGTTGTTTAAACGGGTTCAAGATATTCCTTTatgagaaagcaaaattttcgacttttcaaaaatgccaaagcaaccccttaatcgtagataaatatcaatagtattttcaattagaaagtacGCTTTTCCATTCGATGAAGTATCTCTCGACATGCGTTGCGAGTCATCAGAGGCTCACTTAGGCCCAGAGATGCCTAGTCCTTTAAAGGGGATGAGGCCACTGTCATATCGGTATTTTACGAAACATAAAAccgcgtataactaacaaactaaacgtttccgagaatattgcataTGAACTTTTCGGTTTATTTCCTTGTCTTCTACTTACATAtccgagttttcccacgaatttagaaacaccctgtagtaTAAAGACAGGCTTTTAAAATATGAAGACAGAAATCATGTTATTAATTGCTTGCGGGAAAGTATTTTATGTCCAGTAGGAAACAAGTATAATGATAACAATAATTATCAATCGAAATATGATGATAAAGGTACGTCTATACAATTATTCATAATCTTTAAATTATGACGGTTATTAAAATTTTGCAGGAGAACCCAAATCAAAATTATCTATGTTTTTGGACAATACGCTCGGTAATAAGAACACAAACCGCATAACAGGCATCTTTGTCACAGACAGAGACACAGAAATAAAAGTGTATTTCGAAGAAACTACAATAAATaggaatattaatattataggCTGGTGAAACGAAAATTCAAAAAGATTTTCTATACTACCAGTTGCTGCAAAACGTTACATTGCTGTACCAAGCACACAAGCAACTAGCGAAGGCTGTTTTCAACAACTGGAAATATTGTTACAGTCAAAAGAACCAGCCTGTTACCAACACATATAGAGGAATTAGTTTTTTTACAcgagaatttaaaataaaagtatgTATATCTTATTATTTGATATACTAATTTCgtttaatattataaatataaaacagcaAATTTTGCCAAGTGATCTTCAAAAACCGAAATAAAACATCTAAAACTATGACCATATTCAAGAAAACAAGACACGTTTTTGAATCCCGGCATTTTAAGAAATTCCGAACATTTTCGAGAATCCCGAACATTCCCAGGAATCTCAAGAATTTCAAGTTCCCAGTCTCGCACACCACTACTGGTTTGCCGATACAACCGTCGTATCCTGCCAAACCTTTTTGCAGCAGTCGCCTGTGTTTACCCACGTTTTGtccaaataatatattttccttCCTTCTTCTCTATATTTACGTATTTGTCTTAAGTAACTTCGATGTCATTAAATAGTATTCTTTCGTTCTGTTAACACATTATTCCTCTTTCGCACATCATATCTAACATTCAAATTCTATAATATTCTGTATAAAGTGGTCCGAGTGTAATTCGGCAACTCTGGATCGTTATTAATGTCTACCAGAATTTTTTTAAGTATTGGAATCTCTTTCCGAAACCAAAAATCATGGATTTCCCTACTTATTGCCATCTTCATAGTTTCGTCAGTGGGTACGAAGATCGTAGTCCTCTTCTTTTTCTTATTCGATGAATTaacttttctctcttttttataAGTGGCGATTGTTCGAACAATGATATTCCTGCCTATTCCGGTTTCCATCACTAGTTCCTTTATGACTGCCTCGTATTTCATTTCcggatttcttttcttttttgccGTATATAGACAAATCAGCATTTTCTTTTGTTCACTTCCAACCCACTATAAACATTTTTTGAACAGAAATGAAACTCTAAAGCTTTACAAAATATGTGACACTTAAAAAGAACGAAAAATTAACTTACCTTTCCTTTAGGATTTTTTATACCGAGTGctcagagatttgaggctttcacGGCCCGGCATCTGTTTTCGGGTGTAAGCCGTGTCCTTATGGAATTATATTCCCAACGTTTCGCCAGCATTGCAGCTAACTTTATTAGGGCGTCAAGAGACAGACTGATACTGGTGTGTGCCTTGGGGTGTTCTGTTCTTATACCGGAGTGTGTTTATGTTCCGGATCACTGCTCACCAATCGGAAGGTACTTTTAATTCGTGAGCTGAACAATTAAAAAACCGGGAGGAAGGAGCTCCAGATTGGGTTCAGGTGGTAGCCTGTATCCCTGTTGATgttgttacgagccgagggctagatagtctgaccgagggtcagggtttttggaatattgttattgtttcgtggacaaaccaacgggtaactttgcactcgttgggaaccacctcacggatgtggacgaaccagtgcgcaaaggccaacaccgggagccaccttaggttttaggtaggttttcgtagacgaaccgacactcaacttggtgagtatcgggagccactaggatggaataaagactgtggacgaaccagcgagtaactttgcactcgccaggaggCACGGGACATggccgaaccagtgcgcaatggccaacaccgggagccacttgtaggttagaaaagggaccttcgcaaggattgcgaagatgttagtatAACCTCATAACttttataatatatctcgaATATTTGTGGAatcgttacgcgttcgcttcttattggatttaggaaaggttttgattgaactaattccaatttaacaaaccttataaaaatgtatattattacacGTTTAAGTTagactcgaaggaatacaattgTCGATGAGTTTACGTatcgcggaactaagtcctctctctctagattacgcacagaggtatgcgggggacgcaaTCGTTAAGATTACGTTACAGTGAATttactttacgtactgtactctatgattctgctcgaaggggaactaatgctcgatcttgctttccaCTCTAAGCCGCGTACTAAACTCGAACCGGATTAGgaatgagcccgctagaccgtgtcttagcctttttatagtcaaaaatctatgggaaaaatggtggggactcggctgcatcgcagagtttccgagaaaagttgaatgatattagtttcaaagaaatctattaattgggtgcaacggaaatgcctatctgcccttacatggtgacttccaggcaaagtcaaaggtcaacggaaggagctttgaatcgagcagtttcatagttact is a genomic window of Calliopsis andreniformis isolate RMS-2024a unplaced genomic scaffold, iyCalAndr_principal scaffold0133, whole genome shotgun sequence containing:
- the LOC143187652 gene encoding uncharacterized protein LOC143187652; this translates as MSRASWRVQTLGSSRIKSTFRLVSSDPEHKHTPDTAYTRKQMPGRESLKSLSTRVTYFWVGSEQKKMLICLYTAKKKRNPEMKYEAVIKELVMETGIGRNIIVRTIATYKKERKVNSSNKKKKRTTIFVPTDETMKMAISREIHDFWFRKEIPILKKILVDINNDPELPNYTRTTLYRIL